AAAAAATTGTGTATACTTAGTTTGTATCTTATTGTAACCAAAAAAAAACTCCCTGGAGAAATTTCAGACCGGTAACCTTCAAACTGAACAATCGTATCACATGAGGAACACTGGTAATGTCCGTTTTGGGCCTTCGTGGTGCACAAGAGcgaaataaatcagaagttacccAGTACTTGAGTAGTTGTTCTACTGAGTACTTTTACTTGATTCGTTTTACTAAGGTAAGGATACTCTTAAGTACAACTTTTGGCTACTCTACGCACTTCTTCACCTGCGTCCTAATGCCCGTCCAGCCAtcaattgtctaccgcttgtccctccaaTTTTAGCCATTTGTatccatgtttttatttattcttaCAGGTTAAGGGTTAATTAATTTCTCACAGACTAAAAAGACAATTCAGCTATGATAATCCACCAAGTCCAAGATTGAAACTGTCTTCATACACGACTCCAACTGTGTAGTAATGGAGATCAGTGCTGGGGACCTTGTCAACGTCGGCTCATTTGACTTCATCGTGTGTGTGTAGATGGGAAAGGGCTCCTTCCAGTACGCCTGGGTCCTGGACAAACGGAAGGCGGAGCGTGAGCGCGGCATCACCATTGACATTGCTCTGGAGAAGTTGGAGACCGACAAGTACTCTATGACAGTCATCGACGCCCCAGGGCACAGGGACTTCATCAAGAACATGATCACCGGCACCTCTCAGGTATCTCTCAGTACCAATACATATCTCATGGCCGACATTCAACCGAGGGCTCGATTCCAGGCCGACTGCGCCTTGCTGATCGTctccgccgccgctggcgagttTGAGACCGGCATGTCCAAGAAAGGACAGACCCGCGAGCACGCCCTGCTGGCCTTCACCCTCGGTGTGAAGCAGCTCATCGTCGGTGTCAACAAGATGGACTCCACCGAGCCCCCCTACAGCCAGGAGCGTTTTGAGGAAATCACTGAGGAAGTCAAAACCTATATCAGTAGTATCGGTTACAAGACCAACACCGTTGACTTTGTGCCCATCTCTGGCTGGCACGGAGACAACTTGCTGTCGCATAGTGAAAAGGTGAGGCCTGTAtgatacactacattgccaaaagtatttggcaacctgcctttactcacatacaaacttgaagtgccatcccatggaattgtccaaaatgttttggtatcctggcgcattcaaagttcctttcactggaactaaggggccgagcccaactcctgaaaaacaaccccacaccataattcctcctccaccaaatttcacactcggctcaatgcagtccgaaatgtagcgttcctctggcaacctccaaacccagactggtccatcagattgccagatgaaaaagtgtgactcatcagtccagcgaagtcgtctccactgctctagagtccagtggcgatgtgctttactcccacgctttgcattggatttggtgatgtatggcttagatgcagctactcggccatggaaacccattccatgaatctctctgcgtactgtacgtgggctaattggaaggtcacatgaagtttggagcgctGTAGCatagtctttgcactatgcgcttcagcatccactggcccctgtctgtcagtttatgtggcctaccacttcctggctgagttgctgttgttcccaaactcttcacttttcttataataaagttgactttggaatatttaggagcgaggaaatttcacgactggatttgttgcataggtggcatcttatgacagttccatgctggaaatcactgagagcggcccattcttaaacaaatgtttgtagagacagtccccatgcctaagtgcttgattgtatacacctgtggctgggccaagtgattaggacacctgattctcatcatttggatgggtggccaaatacttttggcaatatactgtATCTTTACAAATGTTACTGCTGGGAACATGGCTTTGacgttgtttatttttttagatgAGCTGGTTCAAGGGCTGGAATATTGAGGGCCCCGTGGGCAGTGGAACCACCCTGTACGAGGCTCTGGATGCCCTCCGTCCTCCTCCTCGTATCATCTCAAAGCCCCTCCGTCTGCCCCTGCAGGACGTCTACAAAATTGGAGGTGGGTCATTTTTCTTACAAGGCCTGTCAGACCTCCTTCCATCCCCTATCGTCCCCCCGCAGGTATTGGAACAGTCCCTGTGGGCCGCGTGGAGACCGGTGTGCTGAAGCCCGGCATGGTGGTCACCTTCGCTCCCCCCAACCTGACCGCTGAGGTCAGGTCTGTGGAGATGCACCGCATCTCTCTGAAAGAGGCTTTGCCCGGCGACATTGTCGGCTTCTACGTGAACAACGTGTCCGTCACAGAAATCCGGCGTGGCTACGTCGCTGGTGACGAAAACGACCCACCCAAGGCGGCTGAATACTTCAACGCTCAGGTGTGtgtagggctgggccataaaagGATATCTGTTGCGAACTGGCATGTTGGTGATGTTCGTAATCCCAAATTTGCAGAAGGCAGATGCAGTGTGGTGGTAAGAGAAGTATTTTTGATCTTTAAACAAGGCAAAATACAAAACACACGGGTAGCCCAAAGCAAAACTTAGCATAGCATGAACTAGCATGGACGTAGGAAGTAGCATTAGGCTAATATGAAACATCAGTCGTAACCGTCGAACAATAATTTGGCATCGAGTGGACGGAGCGACGAGTGATGTATGTGTCCTAATTGCCAAACAGCTGCCAGTGTGTACACTCAGCGCTCCTAgcaaaaagaaaataaacaagGGAGGCAAGGAGCAGAGCTAAACATAGGCCAAACATAACAAAAATAAGACCAGACCTGTCCTGTTGCCATaggtcatatactgtatatggcgAAATAACTTCTCTT
This Entelurus aequoreus isolate RoL-2023_Sb linkage group LG05, RoL_Eaeq_v1.1, whole genome shotgun sequence DNA region includes the following protein-coding sequences:
- the LOC133650279 gene encoding elongation factor 1-alpha-like isoform X1 is translated as MPPKKIHINMVVIGHVDSGKSTTAGHLIYKTGSIDEKTIKEIEKETQNMGKGSFQYAWVLDKRKAERERGITIDIALEKLETDKYSMTVIDAPGHRDFIKNMITGTSQADCALLIVSAAAGEFETGMSKKGQTREHALLAFTLGVKQLIVGVNKMDSTEPPYSQERFEEITEEVKTYISSIGYKTNTVDFVPISGWHGDNLLSHSEKMSWFKGWNIEGPVGSGTTLYEALDALRPPPRIISKPLRLPLQDVYKIGGIGTVPVGRVETGVLKPGMVVTFAPPNLTAEVRSVEMHRISLKEALPGDIVGFYVNNVSVTEIRRGYVAGDENDPPKAAEYFNAQVVVLDHPGRIKAGYTPVLDCHTAHIACKFQELLKKMDRRSGKAFEDNPEFVGSGDVAIVKMVPQKPMVVETFSSYAALGRFAVRDMKQTVAVGVIKSVVTKE
- the LOC133650279 gene encoding elongation factor 1-alpha-like isoform X3 encodes the protein MGKGSFQYAWVLDKRKAERERGITIDIALEKLETDKYSMTVIDAPGHRDFIKNMITGTSQADCALLIVSAAAGEFETGMSKKGQTREHALLAFTLGVKQLIVGVNKMDSTEPPYSQERFEEITEEVKTYISSIGYKTNTVDFVPISGWHGDNLLSHSEKMSWFKGWNIEGPVGSGTTLYEALDALRPPPRIISKPLRLPLQDVYKIGGIGTVPVGRVETGVLKPGMVVTFAPPNLTAEVRSVEMHRISLKEALPGDIVGFYVNNVSVTEIRRGYVAGDENDPPKAAEYFNAQVVVLDHPGRIKAGYTPVLDCHTAHIACKFQELLKKMDRRSGKAFEDNPEFVGSGDVAIVKMVPQKPMVVETFSSYAALGRFAVRDMKQTVAVGVIKSVVTKE
- the LOC133650279 gene encoding elongation factor 1-alpha-like isoform X2; this translates as MKSFVAPSIAGTQMGKGSFQYAWVLDKRKAERERGITIDIALEKLETDKYSMTVIDAPGHRDFIKNMITGTSQADCALLIVSAAAGEFETGMSKKGQTREHALLAFTLGVKQLIVGVNKMDSTEPPYSQERFEEITEEVKTYISSIGYKTNTVDFVPISGWHGDNLLSHSEKMSWFKGWNIEGPVGSGTTLYEALDALRPPPRIISKPLRLPLQDVYKIGGIGTVPVGRVETGVLKPGMVVTFAPPNLTAEVRSVEMHRISLKEALPGDIVGFYVNNVSVTEIRRGYVAGDENDPPKAAEYFNAQVVVLDHPGRIKAGYTPVLDCHTAHIACKFQELLKKMDRRSGKAFEDNPEFVGSGDVAIVKMVPQKPMVVETFSSYAALGRFAVRDMKQTVAVGVIKSVVTKE
- the LOC133650279 gene encoding elongation factor 1-alpha-like isoform X4 — encoded protein: MPPKKIHINMVVIGHVDSGKSTTAGHLIYKTGSIDEKTIKEIEKETQNMGKGSFQYAWVLDKRKAERERGITIDIALEKLETDKYSMTVIDAPGHRDFIKNMITGTSQADCALLIVSAAAGEFETGMSKKGQTREHALLAFTLGVKQLIVGVNKMDSTEPPYSQERFEEITEEVKTYISSIGYKTNTVDFVPISGWHGDNLLSHSEKMSWFKGWNIEGPVGSGTTLYEALDALRPPPRIISKPLRLPLQDVYKIGGIGTVPVGRVETGVLKPGMVVTFAPPNLTAEVRSVEMHRISLKEALPGDIVGFYVNNVSVTEIRRGYVAGDENDPPKAAEYFNAQVKDQGGP